Genomic segment of Ranitomeya imitator isolate aRanImi1 chromosome 6, aRanImi1.pri, whole genome shotgun sequence:
CCTATCTCCAAATCCCCAACAGGGACAAGCAGTTAAAGGGACTATTTCATGAAGACAACCATATTTTTCTTTTACCCTCTAGTGCTCAtctgttaggccgccgtcacacatgcgagttttacgtgcGTAAGAGCGCATAATCTACGTACGTAAAACTCGCTAAACATACGGCaccatgattctcaatgggtctagtccttttaggcgtatattacggatccgtattatacgttcCTCTACGGCCGTACagaatcgcagcatgcagcgtttgtcagcgtattgcgcaaaaaaaacgccaatgcaagtctatgggagagcgtataatacggaatgcatacggaccatgcgtgtgcattgcgagaaatacgcacctcactggcagatgtcctgaactTTCGAAAGccatcaatcaggcaggtgagacatgctaattagctgaaaaagccagacagtgaacccggaagtctgctgcacgcctccacggagtgagagattcagcatggcccgcataattaatgttgacatgctgatcattttgatccaggagaggccagaaatctgggaccaaagagaccccaactatgccaacagggcagtaaaacaagctgcatggaggagcgtgtgtgggtccctcttcccccagtatgaccagcagccacgtgcggcccagcgacaaataagtaagtacacccatgtttgcaatgtaatgttcttgctaaacagcaggcccttactactttgaattgctaaaccttaatttattaattcATCCTTAAAGTTATATATATCCAAGCAGTATATACATGGTGCTGGATATGATAAATGGATTTGATTAAGGTTTAGAACAGGTGTTCCCTTAATAACATGGTTTTCCAGTAATTTGTttttctgtgatagaggttagctgactctgtccttgtggcctttctTCCTAATTTGTATTTTTTTGAGGAAATTCTGGCTTAATGTGAGCCACAAAAGCCTCTTTCTATGCTACATTGCAATCTGTGTActccattacaccttgtgtgagcactctgcataatggtctaagcaatgtgtgtattttttgttgtttcagtggatgatgttacaacaaggtggcggagtatccgggaccagtataggagggagaggcagcagcgggagagaagtggagccggggcccctcctaaaaaaaaaaaatacatctactttgaccgcctaaccttccttaaccccagcatggacctcaggccgtaagtaaaaacatctcaaAATGGGTTAATTTTTGAATGTTGAGAGATGATTCCAAAAAACATAGTAACTGGTCAAATTTATCtttgcagaactcagtctaacctcactgacagggagacagggtcggactcagaactggtcattgacccagttggagaaggtgaagaggtggctggtccatctgctgctccctcctgcGCAAGACCTACAGCATCTTCATCATCTGCCCACCCAGCTCCAGCTGCTTCTGAAGAAAACCCAGAGGGCCCACAGTTctcttctgcagcagcagcacctagccaggatgaccctggtaatagcagcagcccaactgttgccctggaccgatccccacaggctgcagtcagaccccagcgtgcacgacgcaggagagagcttcgccaaagcaggcaaaacgtggatgctggggtcatgaactatttggcccgggttcgagaggatgatggggaggagggattcacacggagccttgcccagtatttacgctccatagagcgggagttgaggctgcgtttgagagggtgttttcagatccttattgacgcatgcacccccccaaataacccatacaatctgatgcagatgattgaacagtggcagatgtcacctgaaaatattctgcggcctccgaGACTACAAGGCCAGCATGCGcaccaaggatctgaagcaccccctccacgtcagccaacacctccaccccaaccaccaactaaccaacaatggcaacatcagcaccatattgcaggatatcatcaaccatcccaatatggccacttgtccgcacccagtgctggaggctggtcccaacctgggtttggacaatatggtcattttgggttggggtatgattcccgcacatatgggctgcaacatcagggttatctcccaaatccaggccccactcatcaaagtggccagcatcagagcaggcagaatttCCCGCAAGCCACTATAACAGCCgcacaggctgctggacaattgggcctgcaAAGGCCATCTGATGGTGACCCAGACCAATCCACTTCTCCCCTTCCtacgtaccaggacttgtaatgttgggtacaacttttttttaatttgtttaagacatttggtttggtttgtgcttaaaaagcaagctgtaatgcttttattttactttgttgttttttttttggtaaaaaaagcTGTTCTTTTTTGTGCACAAAGATTGGTTatgccaaaacaaacaaaaaaaccaaaaacaagtttAAGAAGTAAAATTGcctttacttaacaaaaaactatgtatgcactctgttcattcttcttaactcacacacacatgatatgatcaGAACCATATGTCAAAAAATTAAACACAGCAGACATATTTTCAAACTTGATAATGGCAAAATTTAG
This window contains:
- the LOC138642851 gene encoding uncharacterized protein, whose translation is MARIINVDMLIILIQERPEIWDQRDPNYANRAVKQAAWRSVCGSLFPQYDQQPRAAQRQIMDDVTTRWRSIRDQYRRERQQRERSGAGAPPKKKKYIYFDRLTFLNPSMDLRPTQSNLTDRETGSDSELVIDPVGEGEEVAGPSAAPSCARPTASSSSAHPAPAASEENPEGPQFSSAAAAPSQDDPGNSSSPTVALDRSPQAAVRPQRARRRRELRQSRQNVDAGVMNYLARVREDDGEEGFTRSLAQYLRSIERELRLRLRGCFQILIDACTPPNNPYNLMQMIEQWQMSPENILRPPRLQGQHAHQGSEAPPPRQPTPPPQPPTNQQWQHQHHIAGYHQPSQYGHLSAPSAGGWSQPGFGQYGHFGLGYDSRTYGLQHQGYLPNPGPTHQSGQHQSRQNFPQATITAAQAAGQLGLQRPSDGDPDQSTSPLPTYQDL